The following coding sequences are from one Streptomyces sp. NBC_01294 window:
- a CDS encoding acyl-CoA dehydrogenase: MGIGITQEQRELAEAVRGWVARAVPPEEVRKLLDTPPQTGARPAYWDAMTAQGLLEPHRDGGTLLDLAVVVEEAARGALPGAYLPSALASVLLERAGAEPLAGRVGAVALGPGTLTAVAVEGGYLLDGLAPPVLGAGEADLVLLAAEVAPRRPSAKGAPGGEPEPRGTRWFAVDAAALDIRTHESADPTRPTAEVRARGAVTSADRLLELDAALVRDLACALFAADACGTAAWALHTAAEYAKVREQFGRPIGRFQGVKHLCADMLVRLEQARALAWDAAQVMDEPVPADVRSLVAALAAGTALDAAYSCAKDCIQILGGIGFTWEHDAHIHLRRALVARQLLGPGDGHRVRAVRYAAGGARRELRLELPAQAEAYRAKARTAIEDARGLDPAAARRILAPTGYAAPYLPPPYGLGAGPVEQLVVQQELAAAGVRIADLGIATWVVPSLLAYGTQAQREAYVLPTLRGDVTWCQLFSEPGAGSDLASLRTRAEQAADGTWKINGQKVWTSSAHSADFGILLARTDPDAPKHKGLGYFVVDMGNSPGLDIRPLKEITGEALFNEVWFDDVELPADALVGAADDGWKVARNTLGNERVHMADQMTFDTGLEALLARAADLDGTYRVRIGALAAEAHALACIGLRTTLQQVSGLEPGAGASVRKLVQTPHQQRTAELALELLGPVGAVREGAGERAVHGMLMSRCLTIAGGTTQVQLNVVAERMLGLPRD; this comes from the coding sequence ATGGGCATCGGAATCACACAGGAGCAGCGGGAGTTGGCCGAGGCGGTGCGCGGCTGGGTGGCGCGCGCCGTGCCTCCCGAGGAGGTGCGCAAGCTGCTCGACACCCCGCCGCAGACCGGGGCGCGGCCCGCCTACTGGGACGCCATGACCGCCCAGGGGCTGCTGGAGCCGCACCGGGACGGCGGGACCCTGCTCGACCTGGCCGTCGTCGTCGAGGAGGCGGCCCGGGGCGCGCTGCCCGGGGCGTACCTGCCGAGCGCGCTGGCCTCCGTCCTGCTGGAGCGGGCCGGCGCCGAGCCCCTCGCGGGCCGGGTCGGCGCGGTCGCGCTGGGGCCGGGGACACTGACCGCCGTCGCCGTCGAGGGCGGGTACCTGCTCGACGGCCTCGCCCCGCCCGTGCTCGGCGCCGGCGAGGCCGACCTCGTGCTGCTCGCCGCCGAGGTCGCGCCCCGGCGGCCGTCGGCAAAGGGCGCTCCCGGCGGCGAGCCGGAGCCGAGGGGCACCCGCTGGTTCGCCGTGGACGCCGCCGCGCTGGACATCCGTACGCACGAGAGCGCCGACCCGACCCGGCCCACCGCCGAGGTGCGGGCGCGCGGCGCCGTCACCTCCGCCGACCGGCTGCTGGAGCTGGACGCGGCCCTCGTCCGCGATCTCGCCTGCGCGCTCTTCGCCGCCGACGCCTGCGGCACCGCCGCCTGGGCCCTGCACACGGCCGCCGAGTACGCCAAGGTGCGCGAGCAGTTCGGCCGGCCCATCGGGCGGTTCCAGGGCGTCAAGCACCTGTGCGCCGACATGCTGGTCCGGCTGGAGCAGGCCCGGGCGCTGGCCTGGGACGCCGCGCAGGTCATGGACGAGCCCGTGCCCGCCGACGTGCGCTCGCTCGTGGCCGCGCTCGCCGCCGGGACCGCCCTGGACGCCGCGTACTCCTGCGCCAAGGACTGCATCCAGATCCTCGGCGGGATCGGCTTCACCTGGGAGCACGACGCCCACATCCACCTGCGGCGGGCCCTCGTCGCCCGCCAGCTGCTGGGCCCCGGCGACGGGCACCGGGTACGGGCCGTGCGGTACGCCGCGGGCGGTGCGCGGCGCGAGCTGCGCCTGGAACTGCCCGCGCAGGCCGAGGCGTACCGCGCGAAGGCCCGTACCGCCATCGAGGACGCGCGCGGGCTCGACCCGGCCGCCGCCCGGCGGATCCTGGCCCCCACCGGCTACGCGGCCCCCTACCTCCCGCCGCCCTACGGCCTCGGCGCCGGCCCCGTCGAGCAGCTCGTCGTCCAGCAGGAGCTGGCCGCGGCCGGGGTCAGGATCGCCGACCTTGGGATCGCCACCTGGGTGGTCCCCTCGCTGCTCGCCTACGGGACGCAGGCGCAGCGGGAGGCCTACGTCCTGCCGACCCTGCGCGGGGACGTCACCTGGTGCCAGCTCTTCTCGGAGCCGGGCGCGGGCTCGGACCTGGCCTCGCTGCGGACGAGGGCCGAGCAGGCCGCGGACGGCACCTGGAAGATCAACGGACAGAAGGTGTGGACGAGTTCCGCGCATAGCGCCGACTTCGGGATCCTGCTGGCCCGCACCGACCCGGACGCCCCCAAGCACAAGGGGCTCGGCTACTTCGTCGTCGACATGGGGAACAGCCCCGGCCTCGACATCCGGCCCCTGAAGGAGATCACCGGCGAGGCCCTCTTCAACGAGGTCTGGTTCGACGACGTGGAGCTCCCGGCGGACGCGCTGGTCGGCGCGGCCGACGACGGCTGGAAGGTCGCCCGCAACACCCTCGGCAACGAACGCGTCCACATGGCCGACCAGATGACCTTCGACACCGGCCTGGAGGCGCTCCTCGCCCGCGCCGCCGACCTCGACGGGACGTACAGGGTGCGGATCGGCGCGCTGGCCGCCGAGGCGCACGCCCTGGCCTGCATCGGGCTGCGCACCACGCTCCAGCAGGTGTCGGGGCTGGAGCCGGGCGCGGGCGCCTCCGTACGCAAACTCGTCCAGACCCCGCACCAGCAGCGGACCGCCGAGCTCGCGCTCGAACTGCTGGGACCGGTGGGCGCGGTGCGGGAGGGGGCGGGGGAGCGGGCGGTGCACGGGATGCTCATGTCCCGCTGCCTGACCATCGCCGGGGGCACCACACAGGTCCAGCTCAACGTCGTGGCCGAGCGGATGCTCGGCCTTCCCAGGGACTGA
- a CDS encoding lipid-transfer protein: MRSHRSHKTYIVGVGMTKFEKPESRDWQYWDMAKEAGSAALADAGVDYGLVEQVPVGYCFQASTAGQRAAYELGLSGVPVYNVNNNCATGSTALMMARQFVEGGLNDCVLALGFEKMKRGALGGGADGGDFKTSPVARHYGIMAAGHGFEMSPPTAQIFGNAAREHMERYGTTAAQLAAVGAKNHRHSANNPNAQFQDVYTVEEILAAKEIHAPLTKLQCSPTSDGAAAVLVVSERFVVQHGLHDKAVEILAQSMTTDTEASFASGSCIDVVGKPMTAAAARQVYEASGLGIEDVDVVELHDCFSINELLTYEALGMCEDGAAGKLVESGATTYGGRWVVNPSGGLISKGHPLGATGLAQAAELVWQLRGEAGPRQVAGARVGLAHNIGLGGAAVVTLLRS, encoded by the coding sequence ATGAGGTCGCACAGGTCGCACAAGACGTACATCGTGGGCGTCGGCATGACGAAGTTCGAGAAGCCGGAGTCCAGGGACTGGCAGTACTGGGACATGGCGAAGGAGGCCGGGTCCGCGGCGCTCGCCGACGCGGGCGTGGACTACGGGCTGGTGGAGCAGGTCCCGGTGGGCTACTGCTTCCAGGCCTCCACCGCCGGCCAGCGGGCGGCGTACGAACTGGGGCTGAGCGGGGTGCCGGTCTACAACGTCAACAACAACTGCGCGACGGGCTCGACGGCGCTGATGATGGCGCGGCAGTTCGTGGAGGGCGGCCTGAACGACTGCGTGCTGGCCCTGGGCTTCGAGAAGATGAAGCGCGGCGCGCTGGGGGGCGGGGCGGACGGCGGCGACTTCAAGACGTCCCCGGTGGCCCGGCACTACGGGATCATGGCCGCCGGCCACGGCTTCGAGATGTCCCCGCCGACCGCGCAGATCTTCGGCAACGCGGCGCGGGAGCACATGGAGCGCTACGGGACCACGGCCGCGCAGCTGGCGGCGGTGGGCGCGAAGAACCACCGGCACTCGGCGAACAACCCGAACGCGCAGTTCCAGGACGTGTACACGGTGGAGGAGATCCTGGCGGCGAAGGAGATCCACGCGCCGCTGACGAAGCTGCAGTGCTCGCCGACGTCGGACGGGGCGGCGGCGGTGCTCGTGGTGTCCGAGCGGTTCGTGGTGCAGCACGGGCTGCACGACAAGGCGGTGGAGATCCTCGCCCAGTCGATGACGACGGACACGGAGGCATCCTTCGCGTCGGGCTCCTGCATCGACGTGGTCGGCAAGCCGATGACGGCGGCGGCGGCGCGGCAGGTGTACGAGGCGTCGGGGCTCGGCATCGAGGACGTGGACGTGGTGGAACTGCACGACTGCTTCTCGATCAACGAGCTGCTGACGTACGAGGCGCTGGGCATGTGCGAGGACGGGGCCGCGGGCAAGCTGGTGGAGAGCGGGGCGACGACGTACGGCGGGCGGTGGGTGGTCAACCCGTCGGGCGGGCTCATCTCGAAGGGGCACCCGCTGGGGGCGACGGGGCTGGCGCAGGCGGCGGAGCTGGTCTGGCAGCTGCGGGGGGAGGCGGGCCCCCGCCAGGTCGCCGGGGCGCGGGTCGGGCTGGCCCACAACATCGGCCTGGGCGGCGCGGCGGTGGTGACCCTGCTCCGAAGCTGA
- a CDS encoding RNA polymerase sigma factor, giving the protein MADRADWPGEALIVAAQAGDLDSLTALVTGSHPNVRRFAHSLCASREDAEDAAQEALIILYRRIGMLRASGALASWMFRIVRNECLRRARLMPRERAQLPETAVMSAEDEVLQRLEAGRVAEAIAALPADQRRVLIMRDVQGHSGRMAAQALGLSTAAMKSRLHRARAAVQHTLGDLHAHH; this is encoded by the coding sequence GTGGCTGACCGGGCGGACTGGCCCGGCGAGGCCCTGATCGTCGCCGCGCAGGCCGGTGACCTCGACTCGCTCACCGCGCTGGTCACCGGGTCGCACCCGAACGTACGGCGCTTCGCGCACTCGCTGTGCGCGTCGCGCGAGGACGCCGAGGACGCGGCCCAGGAAGCGCTGATCATCCTGTACCGCAGGATCGGGATGCTGAGGGCGTCCGGGGCACTGGCGTCGTGGATGTTCCGCATCGTCCGCAACGAGTGCCTGCGCCGTGCCCGGCTGATGCCGCGGGAGCGGGCGCAGCTGCCCGAGACCGCCGTGATGTCGGCCGAGGACGAGGTGCTGCAACGCCTGGAGGCGGGGCGGGTGGCGGAGGCGATCGCCGCGCTGCCTGCGGACCAGCGGCGCGTACTGATCATGCGGGACGTCCAGGGCCACAGCGGCCGGATGGCCGCGCAGGCCCTCGGGCTCAGCACGGCCGCGATGAAATCGCGGCTCCACCGGGCCCGCGCGGCCGTCCAGCACACCCTGGGAGACCTTCATGCCCACCACTGA
- a CDS encoding DNA-binding response regulator: MPVEHRQARALRVLLDPQNPALALQLGLQPDIEVVRDLMARPAVALVEELTAVTALLADDPECRILVLTGSAHPGLLDASLAAGAAGLVLRDGPVEDLADAIRRASTGETVIDPSLG; this comes from the coding sequence ATGCCCGTGGAACACCGCCAGGCCCGCGCCCTACGGGTCCTGCTGGATCCCCAGAACCCGGCCCTGGCCCTCCAGCTCGGCCTCCAGCCGGACATCGAGGTCGTACGGGACCTGATGGCGCGGCCGGCGGTGGCGCTGGTGGAGGAGCTCACGGCCGTGACGGCCCTGCTGGCGGACGATCCCGAGTGCCGGATCCTCGTCCTGACCGGCTCGGCCCACCCCGGCCTGCTGGACGCCTCGCTCGCCGCGGGCGCGGCCGGGCTGGTCCTGCGCGACGGCCCGGTCGAAGACCTGGCGGACGCGATCCGACGCGCCTCCACGGGCGAGACGGTGATCGACCCGAGCCTGGGGTGA
- a CDS encoding MaoC/PaaZ C-terminal domain-containing protein codes for MPIDAAKALAADPRLGEIGWDHKDIQLYHLGLGAGRPANDPDELRYTLESKLHVLPSFATVAGAGMAMLGGLAAPGIDVNLAAVLHGGHSIELHRPIPVKGRATTRAKVAAVYDKGKAAVIVLRSEVADADGPLWTSDAQIFVRGEGGFGGERGPSVKEERPERAPDRIEERRIREEQALLYRLSGDWNPLHADPEFAKLAGFDQPILHGLCSYGMTLKAVVDTVLDGDVSRVRAYRTRFAGIVFPGETLRIRMWQEPGRVLVSVTAVERDDAPVLADTVVEHA; via the coding sequence ATGCCGATCGATGCCGCCAAGGCCCTCGCCGCCGACCCCCGCCTCGGGGAGATCGGCTGGGACCACAAGGACATCCAGCTCTACCACCTCGGCCTCGGCGCCGGCCGCCCCGCCAACGACCCCGACGAGCTGCGCTACACGCTGGAGTCCAAGCTCCACGTCCTGCCCAGTTTCGCGACCGTCGCCGGCGCCGGCATGGCCATGCTGGGCGGCCTCGCCGCCCCCGGCATCGACGTCAACCTCGCCGCCGTCCTGCACGGCGGCCACTCCATCGAGCTGCACCGGCCCATCCCCGTCAAGGGCCGGGCCACCACCCGCGCCAAGGTCGCCGCCGTCTACGACAAGGGCAAGGCGGCCGTGATCGTGCTGCGCTCCGAGGTCGCGGACGCCGACGGGCCGCTGTGGACCAGCGACGCGCAGATCTTCGTCCGCGGGGAAGGCGGCTTCGGCGGCGAGCGCGGCCCCTCGGTCAAGGAGGAACGGCCCGAGCGCGCGCCCGACCGCATCGAGGAGCGGCGCATCCGCGAGGAGCAGGCGCTCCTGTACCGCCTCTCCGGCGACTGGAACCCCCTGCACGCCGACCCGGAGTTCGCCAAGCTGGCCGGCTTCGACCAGCCGATCCTGCACGGCCTGTGCTCGTACGGGATGACCCTCAAGGCCGTCGTCGACACGGTCCTCGACGGGGACGTCTCCCGGGTCCGCGCCTACCGCACGCGCTTCGCCGGGATCGTCTTCCCGGGCGAGACGCTGCGCATCCGGATGTGGCAGGAGCCCGGCCGCGTCCTGGTGTCGGTGACCGCCGTCGAACGGGACGACGCGCCGGTCCTCGCCGACACCGTCGTAGAACACGCGTAA
- a CDS encoding Zn-dependent alcohol dehydrogenase has translation MRAALQSEIGQDKLEVVDDMEAVGLGPGKVKIRIKATGLCHSDLSAMSGVLPQPAPFIPGHEGSGVISDVGDGVTSLKQGDRVLVCWLPPCGHCPSCKRGQGHLCLASLVNAGTPNFRRAGGDIFGFAATGTFAEELVVDAACAVPIPDDVPFDIAALIGCGVTTGLGAAINTAKVEAGSSVAVIGCGGVGISVIQGAKVQGAAQIIAVDPVESRREAALRFGATEAVGPDAFDDAKNRITGGEGFDYVFEVVGKSATAQTAYKMTRRGGSVVIVGAGAMDDTYQIDMFSLFFDEKKILPSMYGGGDVLRSYERTIALWRAGRVDLASLITHRVQLAEINDALDQMRTGVALRTCIEL, from the coding sequence GTGCGCGCAGCACTGCAGAGCGAGATCGGCCAGGACAAGCTCGAGGTCGTCGACGACATGGAGGCCGTCGGCCTCGGTCCCGGCAAGGTGAAGATCCGGATCAAGGCCACCGGCCTGTGCCACTCGGACCTCTCCGCGATGAGCGGCGTCCTGCCGCAGCCCGCCCCCTTCATCCCGGGCCACGAGGGCTCCGGGGTGATCTCCGACGTCGGCGACGGGGTCACCTCCCTCAAGCAGGGCGACCGGGTCCTCGTCTGCTGGCTGCCGCCGTGCGGCCACTGCCCGTCCTGCAAGCGCGGCCAGGGCCACCTGTGCCTCGCCAGCCTGGTCAACGCGGGCACCCCCAACTTCCGCCGCGCGGGCGGCGACATCTTCGGCTTCGCAGCGACCGGCACCTTCGCCGAGGAGCTCGTGGTCGACGCCGCGTGCGCCGTCCCGATCCCCGACGACGTGCCCTTCGACATCGCCGCGCTCATCGGCTGCGGCGTCACCACCGGCCTCGGCGCGGCCATCAACACCGCCAAGGTGGAGGCCGGATCCTCGGTCGCCGTCATCGGCTGCGGCGGCGTCGGCATATCCGTCATCCAGGGCGCCAAGGTGCAGGGCGCGGCGCAGATCATCGCCGTCGACCCGGTGGAGTCGCGGCGCGAGGCGGCCCTGCGGTTCGGGGCCACCGAGGCCGTCGGCCCGGACGCCTTCGACGACGCCAAGAACCGGATCACCGGCGGCGAGGGCTTCGACTACGTCTTCGAGGTCGTCGGCAAGTCCGCCACCGCCCAGACCGCCTACAAGATGACCCGCCGCGGCGGCAGCGTCGTCATCGTCGGCGCCGGCGCGATGGACGACACCTACCAGATCGACATGTTCTCGCTCTTCTTCGACGAGAAGAAGATCCTGCCCTCGATGTACGGCGGCGGGGACGTGCTGCGCTCCTACGAGCGCACCATCGCCCTGTGGCGGGCCGGCCGGGTGGACCTGGCGAGCCTGATCACCCACCGGGTGCAGCTCGCCGAGATCAACGACGCGCTCGACCAGATGCGCACCGGCGTGGCCCTGCGCACCTGCATCGAACTCTGA
- a CDS encoding 3-oxoacyl-ACP reductase codes for MSLPLEGLSAIVTGAGRGLGRAEAIELARLGASVVVNDFGQPGRDGSGEASAAPAEEVAAEIRAAGGRAVAHLGDVADFAQARELVELAVSSFGKLDILVNNAGILRDRMVFSMSEEEWDSVIRVHLKGHFNTTHFASVHWRERSKAAGGPVYGRIVNTSSEAFLGGSAGQPNYAAAKGGIVGLTTSTALALAKYGVTANAICPRARTRMTEDVFAGFQVPEEGKLDALAPEHVAPLVGYLASPASAKANGQLFVVHGGIVVVMERPKVAAKFDTAKEAFSYEELDEVLTPHYDSRPANETFAATEVLGLKHG; via the coding sequence ATGTCACTGCCACTTGAGGGACTCTCCGCCATCGTCACGGGCGCGGGCCGCGGGCTCGGCCGGGCCGAGGCGATCGAGCTCGCGCGGCTCGGCGCGAGCGTGGTCGTCAACGACTTCGGGCAGCCGGGGCGCGACGGATCGGGAGAGGCCTCGGCCGCCCCTGCGGAGGAGGTGGCCGCGGAGATCCGTGCCGCGGGCGGCCGGGCGGTGGCCCACCTGGGCGACGTGGCCGACTTCGCGCAGGCGCGCGAGCTGGTCGAGCTGGCGGTGAGCAGCTTCGGCAAGCTCGACATCCTGGTCAACAACGCGGGCATCCTGCGCGACCGGATGGTCTTCTCCATGTCGGAGGAGGAGTGGGACTCGGTGATCCGCGTCCACCTCAAGGGCCACTTCAACACCACGCACTTCGCGTCCGTGCACTGGCGCGAGCGGTCGAAGGCCGCGGGCGGCCCCGTCTACGGCCGGATCGTCAACACCTCCTCCGAGGCCTTCCTCGGCGGCTCGGCCGGCCAGCCGAACTACGCGGCGGCCAAGGGCGGCATCGTGGGCCTGACGACCTCGACCGCCCTGGCCCTCGCGAAGTACGGGGTGACGGCCAACGCCATCTGCCCGCGCGCCCGCACCCGTATGACCGAGGACGTCTTCGCCGGCTTCCAGGTCCCGGAGGAGGGCAAGCTCGACGCCCTCGCGCCCGAGCACGTCGCCCCGCTCGTCGGGTACCTGGCCTCGCCGGCCTCGGCCAAGGCCAACGGCCAGCTGTTCGTCGTCCACGGCGGCATCGTCGTCGTCATGGAACGCCCCAAGGTGGCCGCCAAGTTCGACACGGCCAAGGAGGCCTTCTCCTACGAGGAGCTCGACGAGGTCCTGACCCCGCACTACGACTCCCGCCCGGCGAACGAGACCTTCGCCGCGACGGAGGTCCTGGGCCTCAAGCACGGCTAG
- a CDS encoding MMPL family transporter, with the protein MGSTARRYVRWLLPAVLVVVWFAVGGALGPYAGKLGEVSSNDRAAFLPRSAESTEVAAEQEALRQSRTLPAIAVWTADQGHVTPGQREAATRALAGLQGLPGVVGAPSPAFPSGDGRALQGVVQLEPDLGDDLAATLGRIRTAAASVPGTTAGLTGPAATQADLAQAFGGIDGLLLGVALGAVLLILLAVYRSVLLPFVIILGAVFSLALACAVVYVLAEQGIVRVDGQVQGILSILVIGAATDYALLLAARFREEIAERDDRFAAARAALRRSFGAITASAATVALALLALLAGDLTNNRALGPVGAIGIVCAVLGTLTFLPAVLVLLGRAAFWPARPKPTAGATDGATDATSGGHAVWRRVAALVDRSPRRVWVSATLLLALLACFSPLLSPKGVPLDEIFVNDAPSVTAQQTLGEHFPGGSGNPAVIVTDAGAADEVRTAAEGTQGVASATVRAGPEPGAAPGTGRVRIDATLEDAADSDAAKRTIERLRAAVHAVPAANALVGGYTAQQFDTRQTAQQDRDLIVPVVLAIILAILVLLLRSFLIPLLLVATVALNYLATLGVAALVFRHAFGFSGTDASVPLYGFVFLVALGVDYNIFLMSRVREESLLHGHREGVLRGLTATGGVITSAGVVLAATFAALIVIPLAFLVQIAFIVAFGVLLDTLLVRSALVPALVLDIGPRAWWPGSLARQGAAAARERGRPGT; encoded by the coding sequence ATGGGCAGCACCGCACGCCGATACGTCCGATGGCTGCTGCCCGCCGTCCTCGTCGTCGTCTGGTTCGCGGTCGGCGGCGCGCTCGGCCCCTACGCGGGGAAGCTGGGCGAGGTCTCCTCCAACGACCGGGCGGCGTTCCTTCCGCGGAGCGCCGAGTCCACGGAAGTCGCCGCGGAGCAGGAGGCGCTGCGCCAGTCCCGGACGCTTCCCGCCATCGCCGTGTGGACCGCCGACCAGGGCCACGTCACACCCGGACAGCGCGAGGCGGCCACGCGCGCACTGGCCGGCCTCCAGGGGCTGCCGGGGGTGGTGGGCGCACCCTCGCCCGCGTTCCCCTCCGGGGACGGCAGGGCGCTGCAGGGCGTCGTCCAGCTGGAGCCGGACCTCGGGGACGATCTGGCGGCTACGCTGGGCCGGATCCGTACCGCGGCCGCATCCGTACCGGGTACGACCGCCGGACTCACGGGACCGGCGGCCACCCAGGCCGATCTGGCGCAGGCCTTCGGCGGAATCGACGGCCTCCTGCTGGGAGTGGCGCTCGGTGCCGTACTCCTGATCCTCCTGGCGGTCTACCGCAGTGTCCTGCTGCCGTTCGTGATCATTCTCGGCGCGGTCTTCTCGCTGGCGCTGGCCTGCGCCGTCGTCTACGTCCTGGCCGAGCAGGGCATCGTGCGGGTCGACGGACAGGTGCAGGGCATCCTCTCGATCCTGGTGATCGGGGCCGCCACCGACTACGCGCTCCTGCTCGCCGCCCGCTTCCGCGAGGAGATCGCCGAACGGGACGACAGGTTCGCCGCAGCGCGCGCGGCCCTGCGGCGGTCCTTCGGCGCGATCACCGCGAGCGCCGCGACCGTCGCCCTCGCCCTTCTCGCGCTGCTGGCCGGCGATCTGACGAACAACCGCGCCCTGGGGCCGGTCGGGGCCATCGGGATCGTGTGCGCCGTGCTCGGCACGCTGACGTTCCTGCCCGCCGTGCTCGTGCTCCTGGGCCGGGCCGCGTTCTGGCCGGCCAGGCCGAAGCCCACCGCCGGGGCCACCGACGGGGCCACCGACGCGACCTCCGGCGGGCACGCCGTCTGGCGGCGCGTCGCCGCCCTCGTGGACCGCTCGCCACGGCGGGTGTGGGTGTCCGCAACCCTGCTGCTGGCCCTCCTGGCCTGCTTCTCTCCCCTGCTGTCCCCCAAGGGCGTACCGCTGGACGAGATCTTCGTCAACGACGCGCCGTCCGTGACGGCCCAGCAGACGCTGGGCGAGCACTTCCCGGGCGGATCGGGCAACCCCGCCGTCATCGTGACCGACGCGGGTGCGGCCGACGAGGTGAGGACCGCCGCGGAGGGGACGCAGGGGGTGGCCTCGGCCACCGTGCGCGCAGGGCCGGAGCCCGGGGCCGCACCCGGCACCGGGCGGGTGCGGATCGACGCGACCCTCGAAGACGCGGCGGACAGCGACGCCGCGAAGCGGACGATCGAACGGCTGCGCGCCGCGGTGCACGCGGTACCGGCGGCGAACGCCCTGGTGGGTGGCTACACCGCCCAGCAGTTCGACACCCGGCAGACCGCGCAGCAGGACCGGGACCTGATCGTGCCCGTCGTACTGGCGATCATCCTGGCCATCCTCGTCCTGCTCCTGCGCTCGTTCCTCATCCCCCTGCTGCTGGTGGCGACGGTGGCGCTGAACTACCTGGCCACGCTGGGAGTCGCCGCGCTGGTCTTCCGGCACGCCTTCGGATTCAGCGGCACCGACGCGTCCGTGCCGCTGTACGGGTTCGTCTTCCTCGTCGCCCTGGGCGTGGACTACAACATCTTCCTCATGTCGCGGGTGCGTGAGGAGTCACTGCTGCACGGCCACCGGGAGGGCGTCCTGCGCGGGCTGACGGCGACGGGCGGAGTGATCACCTCGGCGGGCGTGGTGCTGGCCGCGACCTTCGCCGCGCTGATCGTCATCCCGCTCGCGTTCCTCGTGCAGATCGCCTTCATCGTCGCCTTCGGCGTCCTCCTGGACACGCTCCTCGTCCGGTCGGCGCTCGTCCCCGCCCTGGTGCTGGACATCGGGCCGCGCGCCTGGTGGCCCGGCTCCCTCGCGCGGCAGGGGGCGGCCGCGGCGCGGGAGCGCGGCCGCCCCGGCACCTGA
- the iscB gene encoding RNA-guided endonuclease IscB: MGEKAREGHPVVFVLDRHHTPLQPTSPARARKLLHQGRAVVARHTPFVIRLKYRTADQSQVDGVELGIDPGSKHTGIAVFTARNGNRRGLYAIELAHRGSRIRDALTRRAAYRRGRRTRNLRYREPRFSNRTRREGWLAPSLRHRVDTTMSWTTRLARWAPVRAVHVERVAFDTHVISNGEPLAGVDYQHGTLYGTEVRAYLLAKWVKACAYCGTTGVPLNIDHIHPRSRGGSDRISNLCTACVPCNESKSNQPVEGFLQQSPQRLALLLAQAKAPLHDAAAVNATHWALWHALDTAFPHVHTASGSRTQWNRLRTGTPKSHTLGALCVGELQTVDRTPERVLVVIATGRGSYSRTRSDKHGFPRLRLPRQKQFFGYQTGDLARAVVPTGKNAGTHTGRIAVRAGGSFDIKTTRGLVQGIRHKRFRLLQRADGYAYADRPEGPTPSA, from the coding sequence GTGGGGGAGAAGGCCCGTGAGGGTCACCCTGTCGTGTTCGTCCTGGACCGGCACCACACACCACTGCAACCGACCAGCCCCGCCAGGGCCCGCAAGCTTCTCCATCAGGGCCGGGCGGTCGTGGCCCGGCACACCCCGTTCGTGATCAGGTTGAAATACCGCACTGCGGATCAGTCACAGGTGGACGGTGTGGAACTCGGGATCGACCCCGGGTCCAAGCACACCGGTATCGCTGTGTTCACCGCCAGGAACGGCAACCGCCGCGGCCTGTACGCCATCGAACTCGCCCACCGGGGCAGCCGGATACGGGACGCGCTTACCCGGCGTGCCGCCTACCGCCGCGGCCGGCGTACCCGCAACCTGCGATATCGCGAGCCCCGCTTCTCCAACCGAACCCGACGTGAGGGCTGGCTCGCCCCCTCGCTGCGTCACCGCGTGGACACCACCATGTCGTGGACGACACGGCTCGCCCGCTGGGCACCCGTCCGGGCGGTGCATGTGGAGCGAGTCGCGTTCGACACCCATGTCATTTCCAACGGCGAACCGCTGGCGGGGGTCGACTACCAGCACGGAACCCTGTACGGCACAGAAGTCCGCGCCTACCTGCTCGCCAAGTGGGTGAAGGCTTGCGCTTACTGCGGCACCACCGGAGTACCGCTCAACATCGACCACATCCACCCTCGCTCACGCGGAGGCAGCGACCGCATCTCCAACCTGTGCACCGCCTGCGTTCCCTGCAACGAGAGCAAGTCCAACCAGCCTGTCGAAGGCTTCCTCCAGCAGTCGCCGCAGCGACTGGCCCTCCTCCTCGCCCAGGCCAAAGCCCCACTCCACGACGCGGCAGCCGTCAACGCCACCCACTGGGCTCTGTGGCACGCCCTCGACACCGCGTTCCCCCACGTGCACACGGCATCGGGCAGCCGCACCCAGTGGAACCGGCTGCGGACCGGCACGCCGAAGAGCCACACCCTCGGCGCCCTGTGCGTCGGCGAGCTCCAGACCGTCGACCGCACCCCGGAGCGCGTCCTCGTGGTCATCGCGACAGGACGCGGCTCGTACAGCCGCACCCGCAGCGACAAGCACGGCTTTCCTCGCCTCCGCCTGCCGAGGCAGAAGCAGTTCTTCGGGTACCAGACCGGAGACCTTGCCCGCGCAGTCGTGCCCACTGGCAAGAACGCCGGTACGCACACGGGCCGCATCGCCGTCCGTGCCGGCGGCAGCTTCGACATCAAGACCACACGCGGTCTCGTCCAGGGCATCCGCCACAAACGTTTCCGCCTTCTCCAGCGAGCCGACGGCTACGCCTACGCCGACCGCCCCGAAGGGCCCACGCCCTCTGCATGA